Proteins encoded within one genomic window of Gracilimonas sp.:
- a CDS encoding ATP-binding protein, giving the protein MKDEFEFYMQYSDTVKVSKLTRSDLKNLVQTGESSFLEFKHSVASPEKIAREMAAFANTKGGTILIGVEDNGEILGVEGYHEEEFWLNQAAVEECIPEIPIKIELLNVGERDVLIVKVPEAIEKPIYVKGKQTRLVYVRVEDESVVASDEYIEVLKQNYSDTGVTFEYGENEQQLFRFLNEYGDITVKRFSLLISVTTYRAAKILVNLVSAGVLDLFEKDGVTHYTFSHKTS; this is encoded by the coding sequence ATGAAAGACGAGTTTGAATTCTATATGCAGTATTCTGATACGGTAAAAGTATCTAAACTGACAAGATCGGATCTCAAGAATCTTGTCCAAACGGGGGAAAGCAGCTTTTTGGAATTCAAGCACAGCGTAGCTTCTCCGGAAAAAATAGCTCGTGAAATGGCCGCCTTTGCAAATACCAAGGGTGGAACCATCCTAATCGGTGTTGAAGACAACGGAGAGATTTTAGGGGTTGAGGGATATCATGAGGAAGAGTTTTGGTTGAATCAAGCTGCTGTTGAAGAATGTATTCCCGAGATTCCCATCAAAATTGAATTGCTGAATGTTGGGGAACGGGATGTATTGATCGTAAAAGTCCCTGAAGCCATAGAAAAACCTATTTATGTGAAAGGAAAGCAAACCCGTCTCGTGTATGTTCGCGTTGAAGATGAAAGTGTGGTTGCCAGCGACGAATACATCGAAGTGCTAAAACAGAATTACTCCGATACTGGCGTAACTTTTGAATACGGAGAAAATGAACAACAGCTTTTCCGGTTTTTGAATGAATACGGGGATATTACCGTTAAAAGATTTTCACTGCTGATAAGTGTTACAACCTATCGGGCGGCTAAAATTTTGGTGAATTTAGTAAGTGCCGGCGTACTCGACCTGTTTGAAAAAGATGGCGTAACACATTACACATTTTCCCATAAAACTTCGTAA
- a CDS encoding iron-sulfur cluster assembly accessory protein, with protein sequence MSVQEESLDDVISSLIDVEEEDSATPQPITEEDYQKNELTGEPVTLTERAAKQVEKIKNEEDLDENLYLRVAVDGGGCSGLSYKLGLDYRTDEDEIFESYGVEIIVAPKHLMYLEGMQIDYPDGLDARGFTFDNPNAVENCGCGTSFAI encoded by the coding sequence ATGAGTGTTCAAGAAGAAAGTTTAGATGATGTTATTTCCTCACTGATCGATGTGGAGGAGGAAGATTCTGCAACTCCGCAACCGATTACGGAAGAAGACTATCAAAAAAATGAGCTTACCGGCGAGCCTGTAACGCTTACCGAGCGGGCGGCCAAACAGGTTGAGAAGATCAAGAATGAAGAAGATCTGGACGAAAATTTGTACCTGCGCGTTGCCGTTGATGGTGGAGGTTGCTCCGGACTCAGTTATAAACTGGGTCTTGATTACCGTACCGATGAAGATGAAATCTTCGAAAGCTATGGGGTTGAAATCATTGTAGCCCCTAAGCACCTTATGTACCTGGAGGGGATGCAAATCGACTACCCCGACGGACTGGATGCACGTGGTTTTACTTTTGACAATCCCAATGCCGTAGAGAATTGTGGGTGCGGGACTTCTTTTGCTATTTGA
- a CDS encoding type II toxin-antitoxin system VapC family toxin, whose translation MIIDSNILIDFLKGNPNAIEFISQFDAIITSVVAISELYAGIISKNEMRELNEFLETSVEQIPVSVEIAKEAGLLRKQYGKSHGIRLPDAFIAATAIKRNLPVASLNKKHFSILTDNLIVPY comes from the coding sequence GTGATCATTGATTCAAATATATTGATCGATTTTTTGAAAGGTAATCCTAATGCCATTGAGTTTATCAGTCAGTTTGATGCAATTATTACTTCAGTAGTTGCTATCTCTGAATTGTATGCGGGCATTATTTCTAAAAATGAAATGCGGGAACTGAATGAATTCTTAGAAACTTCTGTAGAACAAATCCCTGTTTCAGTTGAAATTGCAAAAGAAGCAGGTTTATTGAGAAAACAATATGGGAAAAGCCATGGTATAAGGTTACCAGATGCTTTTATTGCTGCAACAGCCATTAAAAGAAATTTACCGGTAGCCTCTCTCAACAAAAAGCATTTCTCAATTTTGACCGATAATCTAATCGTTCCTTACTGA
- a CDS encoding CopG family transcriptional regulator, protein MKRTQIYLTEEEKKAIEKLSDERGTTQSNIIREAIDEYVAKEKAKPRKKSIMDFAGIWKDKEDIPDVDKLRDEWKERLDQLNRDH, encoded by the coding sequence ATGAAACGAACACAAATTTATCTTACCGAAGAAGAAAAAAAAGCCATCGAAAAGCTTTCTGATGAGCGAGGTACGACACAGAGCAACATCATCCGCGAGGCAATTGATGAATATGTAGCGAAGGAAAAAGCAAAGCCCAGGAAAAAATCCATCATGGATTTTGCCGGCATCTGGAAGGATAAGGAAGATATTCCTGATGTGGACAAACTTCGCGATGAATGGAAAGAACGCTTAGATCAATTGAACCGTGATCATTGA